The nucleotide sequence TCGCAACACCCGAGATCTTGGCGGCTTCATCCGCCGCGGCCGAACAGGTCGCGCCGATGCACAGCACATGAATGTCACCCAGCGGGGCAGAGGCGGTCACGGCAGATGCAGTTGCGTCAACCGCCAGTTCGCCGTCATTGACTTCGGCCAAAAGAAGAACAGCCATTAGATAACCCCCGCTTCGTCTTTGAGTTTCGTGACCAGCTCTTCGACAGAGCCGACTTTCACGCCAGCTTTGCGCGCCTCAGGCTCCGCCGTGCCAACAATGCTCAATCGTGCCGCCGCGTCCACGCCGTAATCAGCGGGCGTTTTTTCGTCCAAAGGCTTTTTCTTCGCCTTCATGATGTTTGGCAGCGACGCATAGCGTGGCTCGTTCAAACGCAGATCGACAGTGACAACCGTTGGCATGTTCACTTTGATCGTTTGCAGACCGCCATCTACTTCGCGGGTCACAACGGCTTTGTCGCCGTCAATGTCCAGTTCGGATGCGAATGTCGCCTGGCTCCAACCCATCAATGCTGACAGCATCTGGCCGGTGGCGTTCATGTCGTTGTCAATCGCTTGCTTGCCACACAGCACGAGGCCGGGCTGTTCTTCGTCGACAACTGCCTTCAGCAGTTTGGCGACGGCAAGCGGTTCGATGTCGTTGTGTACGTCTTCGGCGGCGACGATCAGGATCGCGCGGTCCGCGCCCATTGCCAATGCCGTGCGCAGTGTTTCCTGGTTTTGCTTCACGCCGATTGAAACTGCGACAACCTCTTCGGCTTTGCCGGCCTCTTTCAAACGAAT is from uncultured Litoreibacter sp. and encodes:
- a CDS encoding electron transfer flavoprotein subunit beta/FixA family protein: MKVLVPVKRVIDYNVKVRVKADGSGVDLANVKMSMNPFDEIAVEQAIRLKEAGKAEEVVAVSIGVKQNQETLRTALAMGADRAILIVAAEDVHNDIEPLAVAKLLKAVVDEEQPGLVLCGKQAIDNDMNATGQMLSALMGWSQATFASELDIDGDKAVVTREVDGGLQTIKVNMPTVVTVDLRLNEPRYASLPNIMKAKKKPLDEKTPADYGVDAAARLSIVGTAEPEARKAGVKVGSVEELVTKLKDEAGVI